TCATTCAACATCTTTGCAATAACCTTGCAAAGATGTTGAATGGTGATATATACACTAATTTCCAGAAGAGTATCACCATCCCTTCAGTATACTCAGCCCAACAGCTACCTCAAAGAACCTTCTTGCCACCACACATGTACCATCAGAGAACATTTTCATAAGGCTGATATCCCATTTCTACTCAGTAATTCTCTTGACACAGATACCTTACTCctctagtgatctaggtggaagccgccaggaatgtgagaagagaaaaccgacaggtaaccgtcagcagttgcaagtcctttaaatctcttaactcgccagagatagagaagagaaaaccgacaggtaaccgtcagcagttgcaagtcctttaatctcttaactctttttgttcaccagctaaggttgtatttatagccacttgttagactggttaaactctctctactttaattaacaaaaacatgaacatgtacacaagaaatactgaacataaaaaatgatttacataaagatatgaacaaagagagtgaaatgtgtgtgtgtatgtctgtgtgaagaaaggagtaatatgatgtatagaaaagacgtgtaacgtatgtgtcgaaaagcgtgcacagaatgtgtatgtataaaaaatgaggaagaagagatgaaagacgaaaaatctgtgcagtagaaagagaacgggaggctgaaaacatataagaggaaaacggagtgcttggagcggtgacttgtgtttacattactggttctgagaagcgcgtaagttttagtgtaccctgaatatgagagaaaatgggatgtttctatggctgactagattatttgctacataacTTCCCCCGAGTGAGGAGGCACGACGAACGATACGTGCTGCTTAGCTGTGGCGCGTGGTGCTGAAGGCGTGGCCGGCGATGTCGGGGTCGTGAGGTGCCGTCGGGGTGTGCAGGATGTAGGCGGGCTTGACTCGGTCTATGGCTATGACGTCGGAAGAGCCGtttctgttgatggtgatgtttttcctcgTCCTGCGGAGGACCTCGAAGGGGCCTTCGTAGGGGCGCTGTAGTGGTTTACGGACAGCGTCAACACCCTGACGAAGACGTGTGTGCAGTCTTCGAGGTCCTGGCTGACGAAGGTCTTGGCGGGGTGCGTGCGAGGTTGCACCGGCTGCAGGCTTCTCATCGACTCCTTAAGACTGCTGGCGAAGTCTTGGACGCTGCAGGGGCCGGCGTCGGGTGAGCTGGTAAGGAGCTCGCCAGGGAGTCGAAGAGTGGTGCCGTATACGAGCTCGGCAGAAGAGTGGTGAAGGTCCTGCTTGAGGGACGTCCGGAtgccgaggaggacgaggggtaaGGTGGCGTTCCACTTCTCGCGTTGGTCGCTGGAAGCCATCAGTGACGACTTCAGCTGGCGGTGGAAACGTTCCACTGTAGCGTTGGCCTGAGGATGGTAGCTGGCAGTCCTGTATCGTCGAATGCCGAGTAGTGTCATCAGTTTGTTCCAGACACTGGACTCAAACTGGCCGCcgcggtcagaagtgaggctgacagGAAAGGCGTCGGTGGGTCACGGCTGGGCCAGGCTGGGTGGCGGTTTGGCCGTGGTGGTCCGTGTCAGGCGGGGGCTGACCTGGGCGAGGTACCTATAGCTGTGGCGACGCTATAGTGCTAAAGAACCTGGGACACAGCATTGGTGGAGCTGGCCACTACGGTCTAACTCCGAGTCACCatttctagtgatctaggtggaagccgccaggaatgtgagaagagaaaaccgacaggtaaccgtcagcagttgcaagtcctttaatctcttaactcgccagagatagagaagagaaaaccgacaggtaaccgtcagcagttgcaagtcctttaatctcttaactctttttgttcaccagctaaggttgtatttatagccacttgttagactggttaaactctctctaactttatttaacttttttttttttttttttttttttttttttttattttatttatttattttttttttttttattttttttttatttttttttatttttattttttttattttttttttttttttatttttatttttttattttattttattttatttttttttttttttttttttttttttttttttttttttttttttttttttttttttaaagatttattcAGGAGTACAGACAAGTATATttcaaggaaacaaaaaagctTATAAATAATATTTACATGACAAATTACTCCCGAAACGGGCCATTGCCGTTGGCGGCCCGTAGCTAAAAACTATGAGGTGAGCCATAGCATGTGTCCCTCTCCTATCTCTAGCTAAGCTAAGTCAGCGTGGTGGCGGGTATTGTTGGATTGTATTCGTGAGAATGTCCATGTGGCTAGAgaagagtgttttcagcattCTCACAGCTGTGCCCCTTGCTTCAATCTCTTGTGGGTTCATGTGGTGTGTAGATAGCTGGTGGCGGAGTTGTTCCGTCTTGTCACATTGCAGCACCCAGTGTAGTAGCGGTTCTTCCTGATGGACCCCACAGTGGGCACACGGCCGTACTTCTTGTTGACGTATTCTCCAGTTGCACACGTATCCGAGTCTTAACCGGTGAAGATGTACTCGTAGTGTCCTCGGCGTACCTCTCGGAATCCTAAGTCTCTTGCCGTCCGTCACTCCTCTGTACCATTGACAGCTCCTGGATCCTTCTGCAGCATACgtcctgtttctgtttgtcgTAATAGTAGTCTCTCGTCGTCGTGCAGCCATCTTCATTGCCGAGAGTGAAGGCTGGACATGTGTTGCGACTTCAGCAAGGAGCGCCGCTGTCTTCGCTGCCATGTCGGctgacttattattattaaaggtttattgagtattatgtcaacatatacatatatacatattgcacaaaggaaaaaatatacatgaatgtacataatacacaaagcggGCACCAGCCCGCAGGTGGGGGAGTCTTGGGTCCCGGTGGTGGGCGGTGCGGTGGCGCGGCGAGGAGTGCTGCTCGCCGGTCAGGAAAGGAGCTGCGACCTGTTCAGCGGGGCGGGGGCGCTGCCCTGAGAACTCGCAGCATCAGGTCTGTGGGCGTGTGGCGGACGATGAGGGCAGCCCTGGCCTCGCGGCTGCTGAGGAGATCACCGCCTACAGGATGggccggtggtggcggcgttggtCTGAGGGCGGCGGTGGCCGGACAGGACAGTAGGTACTGCACTAGCGGGTGGCGGCTGTGCCTCCCGCAGTGGTCGCACTCCGGCTGACTCGTTCCcatgaacatgtacacaagaaatactgaacataaaaaatgatttacataaagatatgaacaaagagagtgaatgtgtgtgtgtatgtctgtgtgaagaaaggagtaatatgatgtatagaaaagacgtgtaacgtatgtgtcaaaaagcgtgcacagaatgtgtatgtataaaaaatgaggaagaagagatgaaagacgaaaaatctgtgcagtagaaagagaacgggaggctgaaaacatataagagaaaacggagtgcttggagcggtgacttgtgtttacattactggttctgagaagcgcgtaagttttagtgtaccctgaatatgagagaaaatgggatgtttctatggctgactagattatttgctacacTCCTGCATATCCTTCACATCTCACTCTCATCCTTGATTTCTTGGTGCCCATGACAACCACTCACTAATAAACAGCAAAAACATGTCCCTTAAAAGTCACTACACAGCATCTTAACCAACAATTAACAAATGATTGAACACTAGGATCTGTTACAAAGGCAAATTTCGAGTTAACTAAAACAACTTTAAAATCCCTTGGTGATGCATCTCACCATTCCCATAACTCATTTGCTCTTCCTTAATACATGTGGCAAACCTTTCGTTACTCTCACAATCCATTCTGTTCATACCACAGGTCTCTCAAATATCTTACATCTATCACTTGAATCGTGGACCTCTAAATATTTTAAGGCAAGTTAAATgctatttgggaaaagaaaggttaAGTAGTACTTTGAAATGGAAAGCAAATACAAATATTGTGCTGTTAAAAAGAAGCATGCATCAGTAAGGAGATGCTAGACCCAAAAATCAGACAaccaacaaaatatatatacaaccaGAAATTTTACAGTACAGGAATTATTACATAATTATAAAGAGTAGTTAAATCATATTAACAGTGCTAtgcctcttattttattttttatttttattttttgctatttatATATCCTATGTTTCAGAGCATTTAATTTTCATCATGTGTCAACCCATTTGTTTGGAACAAAGCACAATGTATGAAAAATTTATGAGTTTCTGTGTACTGTTACAGCATACTATCCTATCTTAATATACATTCCCTTCATATCCCTAACTTACAGTATCCTTTTGCATGATCATATCAAAACtatcttgtgtttcttttacaCTCTTCTAATATTCCAGTTTAACTTTCACTACATGTTCCTGCGGCATCTTGTACCAATAAATTTTACGCCTCCAGTTACTCATCATAGGTAATTCACACTTATCAATGTTTTTTCCAAGTAACTTTACACTGCACAACACAACAAAGATTtaacaaaatatatacacatcACTATAATCAATAAAATATTGCTATAAACAGTAAACCCTGAAGTTCTGCACCTTTTTGATTCTATATTGAGTATTACTCAAATTACATATAAaatcaaagggaaaaatattaagTAGTATCAGAAAACCAAAAGTAATAGTTTATATTACTCCATGATTTCAACTGATGAAATATGGTATCTGAATAATGAAGAATCTTACAAATGTgctaaatatataaagaaaaatcacataaaaacAAGGGTGTCGACTCAGATTTGGATACCTTTGGTGTGAGTTAGAGTTGGTTCAAACATCTCTCAACTCTGACTAGTCTACAGGATCAGTTCTCATGCAAACTACCTGGATGTACTACTAGTCAAGTTTTGTTCTTTCAAGGGGAAACTCACAAGTTTGCAACTTTACAGTCAACTTCAATGAATCAACAAGCCTAATGTGTCTAGAAAAGTAGATTTTTGAGCTCAAAAGAGTGGTGGCTTCTTGGTGTCTGCCTCATttacatttcctcattttctctatctacttcttcctccactaTGGCTTGCACCTCTTGCTGCCTCACTGCCTGCACTGACTTACAGCTTTCACCATCTCTCATTATTGTCTACCTCTTGAAGTACACAAACAACTCTGTTTTCCTGTTATCTAGTGCATATGTAATGGGCACTGAGAGGCTGTTTGCACCCACCATTATTGGTTTTGGTCCTGAGCACCAGGGACAgcattaacaaagattcttaaccttctgctttcctttgtgtttataTCCTATGCATGTTTAAAGCTGGGCTGAGCCTAGCACTTAAGCCCCAgtatgaaatggtgaaagagcaaaacatAAAATCTTATATTCTTCAATTTAACACTAATAGTACAAATTTTTTCAATATGTGggttaaataacaaaaaatttatctttgctCTGTGATAATATAAGTGCATGATTGTGTATTTTTTAAAAGCAAATTAGACCCCGCACAAGGCACAAGTATTTTGTCTCAATGTTTACAACCTTGAGCCAGAAGGGCTGTGCCAATCCCACTCAGCAGCTccccttttctgtccttttcttcagtATAGAAGAGATGATGACCCCCAAGGCCAAAAAAAGCCAACAGAGGAAAACCAGCTGGACCAATAATGAGGCTTTTGTTCCTTGTTCAGTCAGTACATGAGGAAAGAAGTAGCCTGAAGGCCTTCATTCAGCAGCACAAAAAAGTTGCATGAGCCCCTATTACTATGAAAGTAAATGAGAAATGGTAACAACAGGACACAGGCAGACCCAAGGTCATCACTGTTGCAGAGCTGCATTTCCCACTGGCTAAATAATACTGTAATTATTACTTTAATTGCTTGCATCAATGCATCACTCCTTCCTGTGGGGCTCTCCAAGGCATCTCCTGCTAAATCTGTTACAAGTAACATTCCTGCAAGTctattctatatattttcaaGAGTTCAGAGTCACTCCGGTCACCAAGAACATCCTTGCAGGGATGATAATTCTTGAGGTGGCAGGCTCAGGCTCAACACTCAGCCATCTTTGCTTCCTTAGCCAAGGTTTAGCCTACAGCAGAAGGTTAAGCAACCTCTGGACCTGTCTTAAGTGTTTGGTGCCTTAATCACTAAGCTCAGCATGACTTGCAAAGTTAAGTACAACATTAAGCAAAAAGGTTGGGCTGAAGCAAACCTCTATACTTAAGAATCTTTAATACTGCCCCAGTTGTTGCTAAACATGAAATCTGgatctgtgatcttattgctgcCTGGAATTAAATCCAAATTTGCAAACCACAAATTTGCTTAACTTGCAGGTCTACTGTATACTAAGTGCCATCATTACAAGCTTTCACTAAGAGTCATtaacctccacctccttcttctgccCATTACTACTGCTAGGTGGCAAGTTAGGATTGTTAGAAGGTAAATTAGCATTATTTTGTTCTTTGGCAGCTTGTAGAATCCTATCAGCACCTGCACTAAGTAGATGTTTGGCTAAATTCACACCCAGATTATGTGCCTGACTCATAAAATGGTCCAGGCCCTGACGGGAGACCACTCCAGTGTATGGGGTGGTGGACACTTTAGCCATCTTGACTGGCTGCTCCAGTGAGTCTGAGGAGGAATCAGGTTCAGCCAGTGGGGTGGACATGGTGTGGCGAAGCTCCTCACTACCATCCAGACTCCACACACCACCCTGCAAATTCAGCTGGTCCTCAGTTACCTGTGGGAAAAAGCATAATTTCAGAGGAAATGTTCCTGTCACCCTACTGCCTCAACTCTGAAACACATGTATTCAGCAGGATAAAGCAGTTCTATACCAAAAGAAATGTGTATCTATCTACAAAACAGGTTAACTTGAGGACATTGCAATTTTTTCCTTATAGGGAGATAAAACAGTCATTGTAATTTATTGTAAGTATTGTATCTGAGTGCCTATACTACGTATGTTTAAAATGTTTAAGTTGTGCGTGAGCTGCACTTTATGGATAGCAGgcatcttttgtttgtttgttcacgGGAGAGGGTGCACATTTCTGACATCTTAGCTGGACTTGTAGATTCTGGGTTTCATAAATAAAGCTAAATGCTGTGCATATGCCCTTTGATTTATCCTGCCAGACTGATCTACAAATTCAACAACATATTTGGGGAGGTGGTGGCCTTGTCAATATTTGGATGCAGTGATCTTTGGGACCTGAGTCTAAGTCCTGCAGGAAGCTGGTCATTTTCATGATATCATTGAAAGGCTGAAGAATAAATACTCACTTGCTTCCTATCAAACCTGTCTTTGACAGCAACTGCACATGGAAGCTTTTGGGGTAGCCATGAGCCTCAACAGAGGTATCACTCTAAAAATATGCTTGTGATACCAAGGATGAGGGCCAATTGACCAAGTCTCCAAAAATATGAGAAACTAAATAATTAACCACTTCGCTCTGGATGCTTAAAAAATGTGTGGGTAGGCCCACAAGCAGTaatttatctaatttctaataccataatttctctctctctctctctctctctctctctctctctctctctctctctctctctctctctctctctctctctctctctctctctctctctctctctctctctctctctctctctctctctctctctctctctctctctctctctctctctctctctctctctctctctctctctctctctctctctgagtcaatCCTTCAGTTGTCATAGAAATATGAGGCAGGAGTTACTGTTTTTCTGGGTGCAAGTACAATGCACCCATGTGCgtgcacacacatacgcacacccacacccacacacacacacacagtgtcagtggtctcagtcctacctgAAGATTGGTCACAACaagctctgagctcttttcGTAGGGGAAtcgctggctgggtgaccagcagacgaccctaggtgaatcacacacgtgtgtgtgtgtgtgtgtgtgtgtgtgtgtgtgtgtgtgtgtgtgtgtgtgtgtgtgtgtgtgtgtgtgtgtgtgtgtgtgtgtgtgtgtgtgtgtgtgtgtgtgtgtgtgtgtgtgtgtgtgtgtgtgtgtgtgggggggggggggggggggggggaggagggaggagggagggagaggagggtaagagggcaaggaatgaacaagggaaggggggaaCTGTACCCCCCCTTACAGTCTCACCTCCCTGGTGGAGGGGGTATAAGATGAAGACAAGGATAGGAGGAtatggaagataaaggaaggactGCAGGGGAAGAAACTGTGATGTAAGGAAGGCTCTGCCAATGAGACTTCCTCATTCTGGATAGAGGGTGGAATATTGGGTAGCTCATTTATGTGACTGGTGGGAACAGAGAGGTTGGGAGGAGCAATAGAATCTCAACGACATAATGCGGAGtctgtcaagacaagtcaagacaggATACGGTATCgctcaacaacaactaaaatagAATCCAACCATGATGCCTATGTCAGCATCACTGTATATTCTACTGGTGCTTCATGACATCTACGTAGGTATCATTGTATTGAAGTGGATAAGCCTCATAGAAGAATTGCAACTGAAATGCCTTCTGGTGCTTTAGGCACAGAGCacataaaaaaagtatgtatatatatatatatatatatatatatatatatatatatatatatatatatatatatatatatatatatatatatatatatatatatatatatatatatatatatatatatatatatatatatatatatatatacactatatCTGTCTGTGAAAGAGATCACACTTAACACACTGTGTCTGAAGTtgctatctctatctatcttggTTTACATGATTAAGTGATAACAATAAGttgctttcattctttttctgtttttctctgaACTATCTTTaccagcaaaaataaataaacctgacAGCTTTGTGTGGCATCACCTTGGTGTGCACAGCAACAGGAGCAGAGCAGCCTCCCTCCAGGGTGCACATGAGGGCACGCTCTGCAATGACGGCCACAGTGGTGTTGAGGTGGCCCAGTGGGGACAGCAGAGCCACAGTGCTGGAGTCATCCTCCCGACACTCAACTGCCAGTGCCCCCTGACCTACAGCATACATGCATGTATCCTCTTCAAGGTACTGCAAGTGGGGAATACCTTAAAAACTTAATGATcccagtgaagaaaaaaaaaaaaatgcatacaggGTAAAACTTTCATATCTAATTATCTGGATATAAACATTTTCAGTTTTAATGAGAATTATTTTATATGATTCAGCTAAATTTAGATATAGCAGTGCATAAATTGATCAATTATATAGTGTAAGTTATTGAGTATACATTACGTAGGTATATAATAATATGCTGAGTGCCATCACACATATAAACTATTCACAGTAAAATATTTTCACCATTTCTATAACAAAATCAGAACCTTCATATTACAAATAAGAATTAGTGCACCATACTCCTAAAATAATCACCAATTGTGAAGTTCTAACCTGTGAGATTTTGTCCTCCCATCCCATCCTCATCACCCCAGCAGCTGCCAGAATGAGGGCATGATAGGTGTCCCCTTCCTCCAGCTTTCTCAACCTGGTGTTCAGGTTCCCTCTCACACTTTCAAACACCAAGTCAGGAAACTTTCGCTTCAGCTGGGCAGCACGACGGACTGAGCTTGTACCTGCAAAATACATAGTTTTATTCTACAAAAGATGTAACTAGAATGGACTTATCAAATTAAAGGAATATGTGTCTATATCtgcttcttttttatctatatttatgtCCGCTCCATGCCTTTCATTTCCTATAAGAACATACTCCCATATTCTTTAGCTCACACTTTTCTATAGAATTCAATAAACCAATTCCTAACCTCTATGTGCTTAAGGTAAACAACCTGAAAAATATACActttgaaaaagaaagaaagaaatctcTTTTCATTATCAGAGCCTGGTACATTATGCATTGAAACACCAAGTCTGCAGTGGAAATTCAGAAAGCATTAACTTCAAAATCCTTGTTCAGAGAATCTGTGATCTATTAAGTCTtccaataggaaaaagaaaagcaaggaagtCAGATGAGAAAGTCTAGAGATGGAGATAAAATGAGAAAGCCTTACTTAGAACTGGATATGATGACAAAACAGATGTAACCAAATTCTTGAAAAGTTCTGCCTCTTGTTGATAATTGTACAGGTATCAAATttacaaaaaatacatttaaaacagACATAACACAATTCTTGAAAAGCTTCATCTCTTTTTGGTAATTACATAGGTAAGTGGTGCAGGAGACAACAAATATAACCCAGTTCTGGAAAGTTTTGCTTCTTGTTGATAATTTTATAGGCATCAAATTTACAAAAACCACATTTTCAAAGGTAGTGTTGTCTTAAGTAGTAAGTGGTGCAAGAGACTTACCAATGACAGACCCTTTAGGGAGTGTGGCCAGTGATGCCTCCAGGTGTTTGGGATGCATGATGACAACATCCCTGGGGTCCTCACGCTCACACACTGCCCCAATCACCCTCCCCTCAGGCAGGGTGGTGGGAAGATCCTGCAAAAGTGTTTgttgacatacatacatacaccaaaGCTGTCTTCCACTCAAAGGGAGGTAGTCAAGGCAAGGTACataactttcacattcacacccATTCACATCACTCTCTTAGGCCTTTGACCTTGATGGAGAAGACAAAGTACTCCTGCCTTCACTTTACAGGGATCAGTCACACAGCTTGgatacagaaatataaagaaaggttGAACATACCATTAATGCATTTTGCTGCTTAGAAGCCATAATGCACATCTTGATGATAAATTCATATTCATATCATGGCTATCAGTACTTATGAACTAATAGGACTGAGTTTTAAATCTATGGGAAATAACTAGAAGAAATTATATTGCACTGCTTGAAAGATCGAAGTTAGAATTATATACAGATTGTATGATTTATCTCTTTGCCATTATaactttttctttacattcataTCTTTAAAGTCTACAAGGTCTAAATAAACCATCAAACAAAGTGTAATTTTTTATCTTGATATaatttgcctgtgtgtgtcaTTCAATCACCAACAGTCATATACTGGTCACCCAGCTGGCCACTCctctatggaaagagctcagagctcataatGAGCGATTtctgggtaggactgagaccactcacacaccacacattgGCTCAGCAAGGCTGCAAACCCTCAGGTTACATCCtctacctacttgctgctaggtgaacaggggttaCACATTAAGAGGTTCACCCACTTGCCTCACTGCACCTGGGACTCGAACCCAAACCTTCTTGTTTGTGAGCCAAGTGTGTTAACCACTACACAATGCAGTGTATGTaatagtctgtgtgtgtgtgtgtgtgcacatctAACCTTAAGGGAGTGGACGACTATATCTACATGCTTCTCCTCTAGAGCAATTTCCAACTCCTTAGTGAAGAGACTCTTGCTACCAATCTTGGAGAGTGCAACATTCAGGATCTTGTCTCCATGTGTCTTCATCGTAACTGTTAGGGGCATAATATCATATAAGATATGATTTATGGGGGCTGTATTCTTTTAACATTCTCAATTTTGACTGGCAGAAATGGAAGTTATCACAGTTTTATGGTTTTCAAGTGtaatttcatgattctaatgatagcaTGAcaaagttattggtgttttcaagtttgtttccatgattctagtgatagtttgacaaaaTCATTAGGGTTTTGAAGTATGTTTCCATAATTCTAAAGGTAGCTTGACaatgtttttgtggttttcaagtgtgtttccaTGACAGTTTgacaaagattctgcatcatcaaaggGAAAAGATCCATGAGAACCTAACAAGTCATCTCAAtgtcctttgaaaattgtctataggagaagaaaaagcatTTGAGAATACATGGTAATGGTATTCTACTTACTGATCTCAAACTTGAGATGTGGGTGAGCTTTCTGCAGGGCATCCCTCACTATGTGTGTCTGCTTCAGGGCCAGCTGCAACACATTGCTACATTACCTCCACTAACCCTTTTTCACATCATATGTTTtcatcaaacatttttttctggtcAGGTCTCTTATTTATTCTACTTTATTTCAATATTTCTCATTCTAAATCCAATATATGGTGCTCTGCAgatcctacattttttttttaattcacaatattttctttacatttgaCACAGACATCTTTGTGGAAAATAATATGTCATGATTATATGACAAGTTTATGATGCATAATgttcatttatacattttttcctaAATCCTAACAATCTTACAAAGACACAGGATATCTCCTACACACACTAAGTGTAGGAGATACACTTGACACTTGTTCTTGTGTAGGAGCTATGACAGTATACTGCATCTGTAAAGAACATTAATTAAAATGGcacctttcatttctccctaaaacatacatatatacaatgAAACATTAAAGTGGCACTTTTTAAATGAAAACTTCAAGTCTGTCATAAGTGGCAGTATAACAAATTGGATATGTTGCATGGTTGTAGTTATCTGCTGCTGATACAAGGATAGTTATGCAATCTGCACAGGAGGAAGTGTGTCAGCAGGACAGAAGAATGTTGAATATGAATGATACCTGTCTCTGTTTGGTTGCTccataatatatataacaagCTAAGTACTTGTTGATTGATCAAGATCATAAGGAATGTAGTGAGCCAGAAGCACTGAATACAGAGGCGCCCAACAAAGGGGGTGCACCTAGATGGTGTACGAAATGTGACAAATTATTTTTTGGGTATTCTTTTACGCTTACACCAATCTCAACATGGCTTTTTTTACCCTTCTTATCAGATAGACCTTCTCATTCTGAGTAATCTgaacctcatatatatatatatatatatatatatatatatatatatatatatatatatatatatatatatatatatatatatatatatatatatatatacccactgcaaattatttataatgctgCAAGCAATTTTTTaagatttatctgtttttttttgtgaaagcaAGCTTGCTTGCTCCCGTG
The Scylla paramamosain isolate STU-SP2022 chromosome 3, ASM3559412v1, whole genome shotgun sequence genome window above contains:
- the LOC135092499 gene encoding porphobilinogen deaminase-like isoform X3, which translates into the protein MKTHGDKILNVALSKIGSKSLFTKELEIALEEKHVDIVVHSLKDLPTTLPEGRVIGAVCEREDPRDVVIMHPKHLEASLATLPKGSVIGTSSVRRAAQLKRKFPDLVFESVRGNLNTRLRKLEEGDTYHALILAAAGVMRMGWEDKISQYLEEDTCMYAVGQGALAVECREDDSSTVALLSPLGHLNTTVAVIAERALMCTLEGGCSAPVAVHTKVTEDQLNLQGGVWSLDGSEELRHTMSTPLAEPDSSSDSLEQPVKMAKVSTTPYTGVVSRQGLDHFMSQAHNLGVNLAKHLLSAGADRILQAAKEQNNANLPSNNPNLPPSSSNGQKKEVEVNDS
- the LOC135096402 gene encoding uncharacterized protein LOC135096402, which translates into the protein MTLLGIRRYRTASYHPQANATVERFHRQLKSSLMASSDQREKWNATLPLVLLGIRTSLKQDLHHSSAELVYGTTLRLPGELLTSSPDAGPCSVQDFASSLKESMRSLQPVQPRTHPAKTFGVDAVRKPLQRPYEGPFEVLRRTRKNITINRNGSSDVIAIDRVKPAYILHTPTAPHDPDIAGHAFSTTRHS
- the LOC135092499 gene encoding porphobilinogen deaminase-like isoform X1, which produces MASSNGNHTGATTIRIGSRESELALKQTHIVRDALQKAHPHLKFEIITMKTHGDKILNVALSKIGSKSLFTKELEIALEEKHVDIVVHSLKDLPTTLPEGRVIGAVCEREDPRDVVIMHPKHLEASLATLPKGSVIGTSSVRRAAQLKRKFPDLVFESVRGNLNTRLRKLEEGDTYHALILAAAGVMRMGWEDKISQYLEEDTCMYAVGQGALAVECREDDSSTVALLSPLGHLNTTVAVIAERALMCTLEGGCSAPVAVHTKVTEDQLNLQGGVWSLDGSEELRHTMSTPLAEPDSSSDSLEQPVKMAKVSTTPYTGVVSRQGLDHFMSQAHNLGVNLAKHLLSAGADRILQAAKEQNNANLPSNNPNLPPSSSNGQKKEVEVNDS
- the LOC135092499 gene encoding porphobilinogen deaminase-like isoform X2; this translates as METTQAPRLLGLDHGRASNVLQLALKQTHIVRDALQKAHPHLKFEIITMKTHGDKILNVALSKIGSKSLFTKELEIALEEKHVDIVVHSLKDLPTTLPEGRVIGAVCEREDPRDVVIMHPKHLEASLATLPKGSVIGTSSVRRAAQLKRKFPDLVFESVRGNLNTRLRKLEEGDTYHALILAAAGVMRMGWEDKISQYLEEDTCMYAVGQGALAVECREDDSSTVALLSPLGHLNTTVAVIAERALMCTLEGGCSAPVAVHTKVTEDQLNLQGGVWSLDGSEELRHTMSTPLAEPDSSSDSLEQPVKMAKVSTTPYTGVVSRQGLDHFMSQAHNLGVNLAKHLLSAGADRILQAAKEQNNANLPSNNPNLPPSSSNGQKKEVEVNDS